ACTTTTGGCCCATTCCAGAAGCAGGAAGAACGCTATTGAATTGCAGTTAATATTCTGAAAGCATAAATTTCAAATTGGTCTTGTAGCTACAATTGGGGGAGAATGGTGGTGCTGATAAGGTGTAGTTTTTCTGAATTGCTAAATAATGTTTACTGTTAGAACCAGTGTAATTAGTTGCATTGTCACTTAAAATATGTGCCAGACCTGGCTGTGATTAAGGGTTTTGTTTATGCTCAGCTTAACAGGACACAGCACCCAGAGCCTCTGATTTTTCGGCAGgagcaggcacacacacaaaggaTGAGGACGttattttcaggttttatttcattcattctttaaaacacttttttttttcacagtttgaAACATAATTTATAGCTTAACATTTACACTAGCTAAtctctgtgatttttatttatttaaaaaataaacaaaaacctcaGGCTTTGGATTTTAAAACTTTCCACAGGAATGTTCAGGATGGCAgagctttaaaaattcaaaagaaaccctttcttcaaagaaatggaaagccaaggaaagaagcttttttttaaaaaaaaattgtaacttcCCACACTACTGATGTGAATAAACTCTCATGAGATTTTGTGGGGCAATTTAATTGACATCTGCCGTGGAGGCCTCTCAGTGGTGTTCTTTTCCAACTCCCCTTTGATTATGAAGATTGCCAGCCCTGACTTCGGACAAGTGGAAGAGCAGAGTTCTCAAAGGCAGGTAGTGTGGAAGAGGACATGCTGCCCCCAGCAGCCACCCAGCTCCTACTGCTTTCCTGCTGGTGGCCTCTCTGTgtgaaagatgagaaagaaatcaGCAGATTATCCTTGAGCCCCTTGGATACTCCTCACCTCGTTTCTTCATAGCACTGGAAACTGTCCTGGCCCAGGGCCTGGTTCCTTTGACTGCTGCACGGGGAAAGGGCACAGTGTGTGAGTTTACACGTGTGTCTACAGGAGGCGCCTTGAGGGTATCTTCTACCTGTCAGGTGCTAGAGCTACACATCTGTTGTGTAGACCAACTGCTCTCGCCTTTTGAATCAAGCAGTGCTATGGGAGTCCTGCTCTGGATACTGACAGTTCCTGTCTGAATATTCTGAGAGATCCCTTCCCACAACTCTGGATTCAGTATTGAGGGAAAGGGTTGTAACTTATCCAAGCAAATCCATCTCTGCCACATAGGACATAGAGAAGATATGGACATTGGAGACCtgaaaggagggagaagagaaaggaatgttCTAGCACTTCTTAACCTTTGCATGGGTGACTTTGTAGCTGAGCACTAGGAACACATCATCATGGGGTGGTACTTTTGGTCTGTAGCTATGAATAttggagagagaagagaatggaAGATAAATCCATGCCTCCATTTAGAGCTTGTCAAATGGAAGTTGGGATGGAGAAACAGGTGGACATGGTGACCAACAACCTGAGGGAATAATGGCCACAGCCAGCTGTGGTCCAGTCCTCAATCTCACCTGGAGCCCCAAGACCTTAGGTGATTTTATCAATTTCTAATACTCAGAATAGCATTTTCCAGTATAGCTTTCCAGATCCTTGAAGAAGCCTCATGCTTTTCATAAGTTGCTCAGAGAACTCTGTGCGTACTGTGGGCTTCTCTTGATACCCTGACTGTGAGGTAGGCAAAGGCCAAGCGTTCCTCAGGTAGGAGAGGGCAAGGGCCTGACTTGAGACGTGAAGCGTTAGTGACTGAGGGGGACAGATCCAAAGCCCGAGATGACTGATTTTCCAGCTGCATCACCCACTGTGCAAGCTCAGCTTTCACACAGGTGGCATCCAGTGCTTCAGGAGGCCAGGTGCTGCCCATAGCAGAGATGAGCTGTTGTTTTACTTCCAATGGCCTAAATTTGAGCCATGGGAGGGAAAATCCAATTAATGTTGGaatgagggaggaagagaaagataaTTTTCTCTCTATTCCTTGTATGCAAAGCTGGCCTCTCAGGAGTCCACTGAGCTCCTCCCCCATAAAACTCCCAGCCACCGGGCCTCACCTCTGAGCAGCTCACTGCAGCACAACAGcaccaacccccacccccagtctCTTCACCTCTGCTCTGAGGCAGCAGATTGTCTGAAAGCCTCAGGTTTTCTCACCATAGCTCCCACAATCATGCTTGCTTGTGGGATACCAGATGGGGGACTGGTAGGCACAGCAGTTGCAGAGCAGATAGGAGCACAGAAAGCATGTTCTAATGCTGGCTGCACACCCATCTGGAAATCCTCTGGCCTCTGATACAGGGACTCTGACAACAGGCCATCCTGCACGCCAGAGTGAGTGTCGTGAACAAGCAGCCAACGCGTGCACTTGCCCATTGGTTATGGGTCAGCATGGCTGTGACGCTGCAGCCAAGCAAAGCTCCTGGTTCAAGGCCTCAATCACTCTTCTCCTTGAACTTGGCGTGAGTCCTAAAACTAGCTTTGTTCATCCACAGTCCTCAACTCCATGCAGTCAATGTTGTTAATCTCCTGCTGTCCTGTCAGGAGCGGGCTGCAACAGGACCACACACAATGGGTATAATAGCTGTGCTTGCTCTTTTTGTTGGAGAATAGTTTCCTCTTGAGGTAGGAATGCAGTTAGGCCCAGCCTTGGCTAACACTCAACATCTTCCAGCTCAATCTCCTCAGTTGTGCTTTCTGTAAAGCAAAGACAAGTCAATGAGTTGGAAATCAAGCCCCATAGCGCTTTCTTGGTGAGAACAAGGTAACACATGCCACCTCTGGCCTCAAAACCACTCATGGATTATCACAAGGCCCAGGGAGTTACCTTTGagtttgtgtcttctcttcctctgaaaTTTATATGCACACTTATTACAAACCCACATGAGGCTGATTAACACTGCGGCCACAGCAGCGAGAAAAGCAAGGAGGACAGCGACAAAGTGCAGGTCTTCATAGAGGATCTCTATGGAGTGAGGGTGAGGGAAGGGGGAATACaacatttcttttaatattgTGAAATCGACCTCCCACACACTCACCGTTCAGAGGGGTGCCCGGGGCCAGGGGATGTCTTACCAGAGACGTGCAGCACGATGGTGCCAAACTGGTTGCTCCCCAGGCGTTCCGTCACGGTGATGACATAGTAGCCGGAATCCCTCACTCCCACACTGAAGAGCTGGATGGAGCCGTTGTCGAAGGTGCAGACTCTGTCCTTGTGGCTTTGGGAGATGTTGGCCTGAGTCCCTGGTTTCCACTCCACGATCTTCTGCGTTCCCCAGTTGGACGAATACGTCCATTCGATGGTGGGCACTCCGTGACAGGAGTACTCAACGGAGAGCAGGATGTCTTCTTTGACGGTGGCATTGATGGTGGCCTGAGGAATGTACAGGGACACGCCCTGACCTGCAGGATGATATGCTGGATGTTGGGCACATATATATGGCTTTATACTGAAGTGAACTTATATAATTCGTTAAtctatttcacaaatatttattgtgtgcctaTTATATACCAGGAACTGTTCTAGGTTTTGGTGCTTAAGTGATAATGCTAAACAAGACACAAGGCTCCCTGGAGATAGAGAGCTCTACACACAGAGCAACCTTTTTCTATTTTGAAGAAACTCTGTTTAGAATGCTCCCTTTTATTTCAACCAGGAATCTGACACCTTTGTAGCAAGGTGGACTACAGAGGTTCTCTCCTAGTATATGGGAGCCCTTCTGATGCCCAAGGACTGTTCTCATGACTCTCTGGATCACTCCCTCTCACTCAAGCCCTCAATGTGTGACATAGTTATTCTTTAACACAGAACAAAGTGCAGAGTTTAAGACGActggaataaagaagaaaacagaggtcAAATTCCAGGCCAGACCTCAGAGGGCAGGAATCGTTTCTTTATCCCTATGGTCCCTGAAACCAGtacaatgcctgacacatggtGGTtggtcaataaatgtttgctgagtaaatgaataagtgaatgaccAAATATTTACAGCAACAAGAAACATGAGCCTTTTCCTAATAGGAATGTCGACGCTTAGgtgttttgaaaaattaagtaCATCTAAAAGCTAACATAGGGAAGAGAACTATATTTAAGACTTTCTGTGCCAGTTACTATGTTATCTACTTTACAATCCTTatctattttattgtatttattttttgagatggggtcttggtcTTTCGCCTGGGCAGGAgtacaatggcttgatctcagctcactgcaacctccacctcctgggttcaagcgattctcctgcctcagcctctcaagtagctgggactacaggcgcctgccatcacacctggctaattttttgtatttttagtagagatggggtttcactatgttggccaggctggtctcaaactcctgacctcatgatctgcctgcctcagcctcccaaagttttgggattacaggcgtgagccactgcacccagccatctcttttattttttacataggcACACCAACATGCCCACATAACCAGTAA
This portion of the Macaca mulatta isolate MMU2019108-1 chromosome 14, T2T-MMU8v2.0, whole genome shotgun sequence genome encodes:
- the VSTM5 gene encoding V-set and transmembrane domain-containing protein 5 codes for the protein MRPLPSGRRKTRGISLGLFALCLAAACCLQSQGVSLYIPQATINATVKEDILLSVEYSCHGVPTIEWTYSSNWGTQKIVEWKPGTQANISQSHKDRVCTFDNGSIQLFSVGVRDSGYYVITVTERLGSNQFGTIVLHVSEILYEDLHFVAVLLAFLAAVAAVLISLMWVCNKCAYKFQRKRRHKLKESTTEEIELEDVEC